The Cryomorphaceae bacterium 1068 genome window below encodes:
- a CDS encoding T9SS type A sorting domain-containing protein has product MKNLLLMIMITFFGSWSIDSYGQGNDCSSAQSLTVNVGSCVFSAASNTGLTNSGQVPVGADCDFYSGGDGWYSIVIPASGIVTVSTTLIPGTTPPALNINAAAYSGTCGSLTLIGCDANSGPGFFPELELTGTAGETVFIQLWETNNNVQGDYSICANGATTCTPPTVAFSESCIGGNEYEVDVFISSLGDATSLNITNDGGAASITNITSPGIQTVGPFPLGTSATINVVHNDDNTCNVSQLVTDVGLACDNVLTCGNTLDQSYCYQNNDNTSFLYSSPDGSPITLTFLSGELEDVLDQITIRDGSDGAGTILFQGSNGGDLTGVSETATSGSLSMTATSDVSGSCEDGSFNFELGWAWQVSCEGCTAPTVDFTVVDNCGAGTFTVDVDITSLGNSASVSISNDAGVTATTGVSATGVQNVGPFNIGSPVEITVSSESISGCELVQGGLDFTCPTGDNCLNASTVISQTTFADSEIGGDVSSVTYSLEPQCNGPGNNPDPYFSFTAVGSTSYFRVETSGDFDPAVEVFDGCDGTQLACVNEAGAGLRELFWVNDLTPGQEYVYRVYHAGGSAPATTSFTTGVAHIPFVRLRPADCGASELTANSLIRATLPNPNFLLDGFIFEFTELESPFETYEVESPNGTNPNFYIGWFENFEYGRSYDVRVRARMYQGPNLGDYGVSCTISMADGPTTFLLDNFADGFYNMCDFVKARRIFGATNYRWVFDDGSDQLEYNSGTTSPICPLQLVDGLELGTTYSVTVFATDAQGNESTISLAKEINMNNFVPNTEVNPMLFTCGVTVSLSQVLTAVEVCSAEQYTFRFDNVSQPGENPIEIVRPNRNVLLSFVTGLISGDTYNVTVKANSGGLQGDYSNGCEITVEGLSGLVVLPNTDYSMEQDDQLSIMIFPNPSDGSEIQISIETALEKDQISLEIYDLQGKKLISELIPNSSGIQRLNLNGLSKGIYLLQARAGNELITTEKLIVD; this is encoded by the coding sequence ATGAAAAATTTATTATTGATGATCATGATTACCTTTTTTGGCTCATGGTCTATTGACTCATATGGTCAGGGAAATGACTGTTCGAGTGCCCAATCCCTCACTGTAAATGTTGGGAGTTGCGTGTTTAGCGCGGCTTCAAATACAGGATTGACCAACTCTGGTCAAGTACCTGTAGGTGCTGATTGTGATTTTTACTCGGGCGGAGATGGATGGTATTCAATAGTCATTCCTGCTTCAGGAATTGTAACGGTTTCTACTACATTGATCCCGGGCACGACACCACCTGCATTAAACATTAATGCTGCAGCTTATTCAGGAACTTGCGGTAGCTTAACGCTAATAGGTTGCGATGCCAATAGTGGTCCGGGATTTTTTCCTGAACTCGAACTGACAGGTACAGCAGGCGAAACCGTATTCATACAACTTTGGGAAACAAACAATAATGTTCAAGGTGATTACAGTATTTGTGCCAATGGAGCAACGACTTGTACACCACCTACGGTTGCTTTTTCAGAATCATGTATCGGAGGCAATGAATATGAGGTAGACGTTTTTATTTCTTCATTGGGAGATGCCACTTCATTGAACATAACCAATGACGGAGGCGCTGCTTCCATTACGAATATTACTTCTCCAGGAATTCAAACCGTTGGCCCGTTTCCTTTAGGAACTTCAGCTACCATTAACGTAGTTCATAATGACGATAATACATGTAATGTTAGCCAACTCGTAACAGATGTAGGCTTGGCTTGCGACAACGTATTGACTTGTGGTAATACCCTCGATCAATCTTATTGCTATCAAAACAACGATAACACTTCATTTTTATATAGTTCGCCTGATGGTTCTCCCATCACGTTGACATTCCTTTCGGGAGAGCTGGAAGACGTTCTTGATCAAATCACTATCAGAGACGGTAGCGATGGGGCAGGAACAATTCTCTTTCAAGGAAGCAATGGAGGTGATTTAACAGGAGTTAGTGAAACTGCCACAAGTGGAAGCTTGTCTATGACAGCTACATCTGATGTAAGCGGAAGCTGTGAAGACGGTAGTTTCAATTTTGAATTGGGATGGGCTTGGCAAGTTTCCTGTGAGGGTTGTACTGCTCCGACAGTAGATTTTACTGTTGTTGATAATTGTGGAGCGGGAACGTTTACAGTTGATGTAGATATCACATCTCTCGGAAACAGCGCATCTGTTTCTATTTCTAACGATGCAGGTGTTACCGCTACTACAGGAGTTAGTGCTACCGGTGTTCAAAATGTTGGACCATTCAATATTGGTTCACCCGTTGAAATCACCGTGTCGAGTGAAAGTATCTCCGGTTGTGAATTGGTTCAAGGTGGCCTTGATTTCACTTGCCCTACAGGTGATAATTGTTTGAATGCTTCAACAGTAATATCTCAAACCACATTCGCTGACTCAGAAATAGGTGGTGATGTTTCATCTGTCACTTATTCTTTGGAACCTCAATGCAACGGACCCGGAAATAATCCCGATCCATATTTCTCTTTCACGGCGGTAGGAAGTACCAGCTATTTCAGAGTGGAAACTTCAGGTGATTTTGATCCTGCTGTAGAAGTATTTGATGGCTGTGATGGAACGCAACTCGCTTGTGTAAACGAAGCAGGTGCAGGACTCCGTGAACTGTTTTGGGTAAACGATTTGACACCTGGACAGGAATATGTATACCGTGTTTATCATGCAGGTGGATCAGCTCCGGCAACCACGTCATTCACTACGGGTGTAGCGCACATTCCTTTCGTTAGACTGCGTCCCGCCGATTGTGGAGCTTCAGAACTCACCGCCAATAGTTTGATTCGAGCGACTCTACCAAATCCGAATTTCCTTTTAGACGGTTTCATATTTGAATTTACTGAGCTAGAATCGCCGTTCGAAACGTATGAAGTAGAATCACCAAACGGAACCAATCCTAACTTTTACATCGGATGGTTTGAAAACTTTGAATACGGTCGTTCGTACGATGTGAGGGTGAGAGCACGCATGTATCAAGGTCCTAATCTTGGAGACTATGGTGTTTCGTGTACCATCTCGATGGCTGATGGTCCTACCACGTTCTTGCTTGACAATTTTGCAGATGGATTTTATAACATGTGTGATTTTGTGAAAGCCAGAAGAATTTTTGGAGCGACGAATTACCGATGGGTATTTGATGATGGTTCGGATCAATTGGAATACAACTCTGGAACAACAAGTCCGATTTGTCCACTTCAATTGGTTGATGGATTGGAATTAGGAACGACTTATTCGGTAACGGTTTTTGCCACTGACGCTCAGGGAAATGAAAGCACAATCAGTCTGGCTAAGGAAATTAATATGAACAATTTTGTTCCAAATACGGAAGTGAATCCAATGCTTTTCACTTGCGGTGTAACCGTTTCTTTAAGCCAGGTTCTTACTGCGGTTGAGGTTTGCTCTGCTGAGCAATATACCTTCAGATTTGATAATGTTTCCCAGCCTGGTGAAAACCCGATTGAGATCGTGAGACCAAATCGAAATGTGCTTTTGTCATTTGTTACAGGTCTCATTTCTGGAGATACCTATAACGTGACCGTTAAGGCTAACTCAGGAGGACTTCAAGGAGACTATTCCAACGGATGTGAAATCACCGTGGAAGGTTTAAGTGGTCTGGTTGTTCTTCCGAATACCGACTATTCCATGGAACAAGATGATCAGTTGTCAATAATGATTTTCCCAAATCCATCGGATGGATCTGAAATTCAAATATCCATTGAAACTGCTTTGGAAAAAGACCAAATCTCTCTCGAAATTTATGACCTGCAAGGAAAGAAACTCATTTCTGAATTGATTCCAAATTCATCAGGAATTCAGCGATTGAATCTGAATGGATTGAGCAAGGGAATTTACCTCCTCCAAGCGAGAGCTGGAAATGAACTGATTACGACGGAAAAACTTATTGTAGACTAA
- a CDS encoding dehydrogenase E1 component subunit alpha/beta — protein sequence MITAEDRQTTFDRKDLSDQQLLAIYRNILKPRLIEEKMLSLLRQGKISKWFSGIGQEAISIGATMALNDEEYILPMHRNLGVFTTRKLPLNRLFSQFQGKANGYTNGRDRSFHFGVKEAKIVGMISHLGPQLGVADGIALAHKLKSEKAVTAVFSGDGGTSEGDFHESINVAAVWDLPVMFIIENNGYGLSTPSSEQFRCKQFIDKGIGYGMESLQLAGNNVLEVYTALRDLAEDIRQNPRPVLVECLTFRMRGHEEASGTKYVPDELMAEWGRKNPISNYEDFLKEINVLKAEEIERERERIKAEIAQGLKEAYAEEDIKASIEKELGDVYAPYDFKEILPTGEKKEMRLIDAVSDGLREAMRMHPDLVLMGQDIADYGGVFKITEGFVEEFGKERVRNTPLCEAAILGTGLGLSIKGMKAMVEMQFADFVTEGFNQIVNNLAKIHYRWGQNADVVVRMPTGAGVQAGPFHSQSNEAWFTHIPGLKVVYPAFPEDAKGLLITAFEDPNPVMFFEHKALYRSLKSEVPEGYYNLPFGKANTVREGTDLTIVTYGMSVHWALAEADNHDASIEVIDLRTLVPLDTETVFTSARKTGRVLVLHEDTLFGGFGGELAALINENCFDALDAPVMRCASMDTAVPFVGSLEKQFLASALLSEKVKSLLGY from the coding sequence ATGATCACTGCCGAGGACAGGCAAACCACCTTCGATCGAAAAGACTTATCCGACCAGCAACTTCTAGCCATCTACCGCAACATTCTCAAGCCGAGATTGATTGAGGAGAAAATGCTCAGCTTGCTCCGTCAGGGAAAAATTTCCAAATGGTTTTCGGGCATTGGCCAAGAGGCGATAAGCATCGGAGCTACGATGGCCTTAAACGATGAAGAGTACATTCTTCCAATGCACCGAAATTTGGGGGTGTTTACCACCAGGAAGTTGCCACTGAATCGTTTGTTCAGTCAGTTCCAAGGCAAGGCCAATGGTTACACCAATGGTCGAGATCGCTCTTTTCACTTCGGTGTGAAGGAGGCCAAAATTGTGGGGATGATTTCCCACCTCGGGCCTCAACTGGGAGTGGCTGACGGAATAGCGCTGGCACACAAATTGAAAAGCGAAAAAGCCGTGACGGCAGTTTTTTCAGGAGATGGCGGAACGAGTGAGGGCGATTTCCACGAAAGTATAAACGTGGCCGCCGTTTGGGATCTCCCCGTGATGTTCATCATTGAAAACAACGGTTACGGATTATCAACTCCTTCTTCAGAGCAATTTCGCTGCAAGCAATTCATCGATAAGGGAATCGGCTACGGAATGGAATCCCTCCAATTGGCTGGTAACAACGTTTTGGAAGTCTATACCGCATTAAGAGATTTAGCGGAAGATATTCGTCAAAACCCTCGTCCCGTATTGGTAGAATGCCTCACCTTCAGAATGCGCGGACACGAGGAAGCTTCGGGAACGAAGTATGTTCCCGACGAGCTGATGGCAGAGTGGGGGAGAAAGAATCCAATTTCCAATTATGAAGACTTTCTTAAAGAAATCAACGTACTGAAAGCGGAGGAGATAGAAAGAGAACGAGAAAGGATCAAAGCTGAAATAGCACAAGGACTCAAGGAGGCTTACGCCGAAGAAGACATTAAAGCCTCGATCGAAAAGGAGCTTGGAGATGTTTATGCTCCATATGACTTCAAAGAGATTCTACCCACCGGAGAAAAAAAAGAAATGCGTCTGATCGATGCTGTTTCAGATGGGCTGCGTGAAGCTATGCGTATGCACCCCGACTTGGTTTTGATGGGACAAGACATTGCCGACTATGGTGGTGTTTTCAAGATCACCGAAGGCTTCGTCGAGGAATTTGGAAAAGAACGTGTTCGCAATACCCCGCTTTGCGAAGCTGCTATTCTAGGAACGGGCTTAGGCCTTTCCATCAAGGGAATGAAGGCCATGGTTGAAATGCAGTTTGCCGATTTTGTGACCGAAGGCTTTAATCAGATCGTGAACAATTTGGCCAAGATTCACTACCGCTGGGGGCAGAATGCCGACGTGGTAGTGCGTATGCCGACAGGAGCAGGAGTCCAAGCGGGGCCATTTCACTCGCAGAGCAATGAAGCTTGGTTTACGCATATCCCGGGCTTGAAAGTGGTTTATCCCGCTTTTCCGGAAGATGCCAAAGGTCTCTTGATCACAGCATTTGAAGATCCGAATCCGGTGATGTTTTTTGAGCACAAAGCACTTTACCGAAGTTTGAAATCAGAGGTGCCCGAGGGCTATTACAATCTGCCTTTCGGCAAAGCCAATACTGTTAGAGAAGGAACCGACCTCACCATTGTGACTTACGGCATGAGCGTGCATTGGGCATTGGCGGAAGCCGATAACCATGACGCTTCCATCGAAGTAATCGACCTGCGCACCTTAGTACCACTTGACACGGAAACTGTTTTCACATCAGCGCGCAAAACGGGTCGGGTACTCGTATTGCACGAGGACACCCTTTTTGGTGGATTCGGCGGCGAGTTGGCCGCTTTGATCAATGAGAACTGCTTCGATGCGCTGGATGCACCGGTGATGCGCTGTGCCAGTATGGATACGGCGGTGCCGTTTGTGGGTAGTTTGGAAAAACAGTTTTTGGCGAGTGCCTTACTTTCTGAAAAGGTGAAATCTCTATTGGGTTACTAG
- a CDS encoding DUF4920 domain-containing protein: MKRLLLALALLGFYACSETVENTEAKTPEVETVAQTISMNYYGDTIETSGALTPEAFLTAMEGKDSLYTTLQATINETCKVKGCWMTVDMGNGEEMRVRFKDYGFFVPKEGVGGMNVIMEGVAFTDTLDVDYLKHLAEDAEKSPEEIAAITEPEISMNFEAVGVVITE, translated from the coding sequence ATGAAAAGACTACTTTTAGCATTAGCACTACTCGGATTTTACGCTTGTAGCGAAACAGTTGAGAACACAGAAGCTAAAACTCCAGAAGTTGAAACGGTTGCACAGACCATTTCTATGAATTATTACGGTGATACCATCGAAACGTCTGGAGCCTTGACACCTGAAGCTTTTTTAACAGCAATGGAAGGTAAGGATTCACTTTACACGACTCTTCAAGCTACCATCAATGAGACTTGTAAAGTGAAGGGATGCTGGATGACAGTGGATATGGGGAATGGTGAAGAGATGCGAGTGAGATTTAAGGATTACGGATTCTTCGTTCCTAAAGAAGGTGTAGGAGGAATGAATGTAATTATGGAAGGAGTAGCATTTACGGATACCCTGGATGTTGACTATTTAAAGCACTTAGCCGAAGATGCTGAAAAATCGCCTGAAGAGATTGCAGCAATTACAGAGCCTGAGATCAGCATGAATTTTGAAGCAGTAGGTGTCGTAATCACTGAATAG
- a CDS encoding AsmA family protein: MKKALKIIAIIVVAIFLLLLILPFVFKGKIVDLVKQQANENLRAKVEFNDVRLSLIRNFPNLAVGIEELSVVGIEDFEGDTLASIGNIGLVMDVMSVISGDQIVVKSINLERPYFMVKVLEDGTANYDIAIASDDSSAEEEEVVTEESAPLNLSIKEYSISDGVIIYDDATLPMRLVIDDLDHTGNGDFAQDIFTLKTETHIQAFTVDYDGIKYANALKADLIADLAMNLEEMRFEFMENELDVNALVLKFDGFVAMPTDDIDMDITFATETAELTAIMSLIPAYYTQDLEGVSASGSVLLDGYVRGTYNEQNMPAFMAELKVDNGSVQYPDLPKSIQNIAIDAKVESPEGNDLDKIAVDVPKFHMEIGKTAAKPNTIDAYLFLRNPMSDPNIRTKVDADLDLGSFSDVVPMEEEFEMAGILSAHFKLDGNLSAIENQRFNDFDASGAAAMNDFIYRDAEVDVALPIAKMDFTPQRLNVETVKLIYEGINMEMDGYISNYVAYALQDTTLQGVFNFGADKIDVNKFMTSEEGEETVTAEESTGEEVETASSDSASGVVPIPDNLDLVLNATIGEITYDDLVLSDIKGKITLRNERAELEKLVAKGLGGTMGISGSYSTQDLDKPSYDFAYDLNSIEIDQAFNTFNTVQKIAPIAKHAKGKVSSDLKVEGILDQNMEPIYETMQGRGSLVSDEVVLKGGDFLEKLSTTMKAPGLKEQRIQDLDATFVIEDGKVTTSPFDVKIDAMTANVSGWVSFDEKIDYLMKMKIPREELGGEFNKMAEGLLGQANAFLGGNMSLGEYINMDVTIEGDLYDPSIKPAFAGMEGESSVKEQATEAIKEEVDKQIDNAKEELAKEADKILADAQKQADKLVREAEKAADDLRKEADKQADKLIKDAKNPIAKAGAKIGADQLRKQADTQGDKLVAEAQKQADKIMADARKQADKINNGE, translated from the coding sequence ATGAAAAAAGCGCTGAAAATTATTGCCATCATTGTCGTGGCTATCTTTCTGCTCCTGCTGATTCTTCCTTTTGTCTTTAAAGGGAAAATCGTTGATCTGGTAAAACAGCAAGCCAACGAGAATCTCCGCGCGAAAGTCGAGTTTAACGATGTAAGGCTTTCGCTTATTCGCAATTTCCCGAACCTGGCCGTTGGGATTGAAGAATTGAGTGTTGTCGGTATCGAAGATTTCGAAGGCGACACTTTGGCCAGCATTGGAAATATTGGACTCGTGATGGATGTGATGAGCGTCATTAGTGGAGATCAAATCGTGGTGAAAAGCATCAACCTCGAGAGGCCTTATTTCATGGTGAAGGTATTGGAAGACGGTACTGCCAATTACGACATCGCCATTGCCTCTGATGATTCTTCAGCCGAGGAAGAAGAGGTTGTCACTGAAGAGAGTGCCCCGCTCAACTTGTCGATAAAAGAATACAGTATTTCAGATGGGGTAATTATCTACGATGACGCCACCTTGCCTATGCGCTTGGTCATCGACGATTTGGATCATACCGGCAATGGAGATTTTGCTCAGGATATTTTTACGCTTAAGACCGAAACGCATATTCAGGCTTTCACCGTTGATTATGACGGCATCAAGTATGCGAATGCGCTCAAAGCTGATTTGATTGCCGATTTGGCCATGAACCTTGAAGAAATGCGGTTTGAGTTTATGGAAAACGAACTCGACGTGAATGCCTTGGTTCTTAAGTTTGATGGTTTTGTGGCCATGCCGACTGACGACATCGATATGGATATCACCTTTGCCACAGAAACGGCAGAGCTTACAGCTATTATGAGTTTGATTCCTGCATATTACACCCAAGATTTAGAAGGTGTAAGTGCTTCGGGATCGGTCTTGTTGGATGGTTATGTTCGCGGAACCTACAACGAGCAGAACATGCCTGCTTTTATGGCCGAGCTTAAAGTTGATAATGGATCGGTGCAATATCCCGATTTGCCAAAGAGCATTCAAAACATCGCCATTGACGCGAAGGTAGAAAGCCCCGAAGGAAATGATCTGGATAAAATAGCGGTGGACGTTCCCAAGTTTCACATGGAAATTGGGAAAACAGCTGCTAAGCCTAATACAATCGATGCATACCTCTTTTTGCGCAATCCGATGAGTGATCCGAACATTCGCACGAAAGTGGACGCCGATCTCGATTTGGGCAGCTTTAGCGACGTGGTTCCTATGGAAGAAGAATTTGAGATGGCAGGTATTCTTTCGGCCCACTTCAAATTGGATGGAAATCTTAGCGCTATCGAGAACCAGCGGTTCAATGATTTTGATGCTTCAGGGGCTGCGGCAATGAATGATTTCATTTATCGAGATGCAGAGGTAGATGTGGCATTGCCGATTGCTAAAATGGATTTTACTCCACAAAGATTGAATGTCGAAACGGTGAAGTTGATTTACGAAGGCATCAATATGGAGATGGATGGCTACATCAGCAATTATGTGGCTTACGCTCTTCAGGACACTACGCTCCAAGGAGTATTCAATTTCGGTGCTGACAAGATTGACGTCAATAAATTCATGACATCAGAAGAAGGAGAGGAAACAGTAACGGCTGAAGAGTCAACTGGTGAAGAAGTTGAGACAGCTTCAAGCGATAGCGCTTCTGGAGTCGTTCCAATTCCTGATAATCTGGACTTGGTCTTGAATGCCACTATCGGAGAAATTACTTACGACGATCTTGTTCTTTCGGATATCAAAGGAAAAATCACCTTGCGAAATGAGAGGGCTGAGTTGGAGAAATTAGTTGCTAAGGGGCTTGGAGGAACCATGGGTATTAGCGGTAGCTATTCGACTCAAGACCTGGATAAACCCTCATATGACTTTGCATATGACCTAAACTCAATTGAGATTGACCAAGCTTTTAATACGTTCAACACTGTTCAAAAGATTGCCCCGATTGCGAAGCACGCGAAAGGTAAGGTGAGCTCTGATTTGAAGGTTGAAGGAATTCTCGATCAGAATATGGAGCCCATTTATGAAACCATGCAAGGACGTGGCTCTTTAGTGAGTGATGAGGTGGTTTTAAAAGGTGGCGATTTCCTTGAAAAGCTTTCGACTACTATGAAAGCGCCTGGTTTGAAAGAACAACGCATTCAAGACTTAGATGCAACTTTTGTAATTGAAGACGGAAAAGTTACCACTTCGCCTTTCGATGTAAAAATCGATGCAATGACGGCCAATGTGAGCGGTTGGGTAAGCTTTGATGAAAAGATCGACTACCTCATGAAGATGAAAATTCCACGTGAAGAGTTAGGAGGTGAATTCAACAAAATGGCTGAAGGGCTCTTAGGTCAAGCCAATGCTTTTCTCGGTGGGAACATGTCTTTGGGTGAATACATCAATATGGACGTAACGATCGAGGGAGATCTTTATGATCCTTCAATCAAACCTGCCTTTGCAGGCATGGAGGGCGAAAGTTCTGTTAAAGAGCAAGCTACTGAAGCCATCAAAGAAGAGGTGGATAAGCAGATCGATAATGCCAAGGAAGAGCTTGCTAAGGAGGCGGATAAAATATTGGCCGATGCGCAAAAGCAAGCCGATAAATTGGTGAGAGAGGCTGAAAAAGCTGCGGATGACCTTCGTAAGGAAGCAGATAAGCAAGCGGATAAGTTGATCAAGGATGCGAAGAATCCGATTGCGAAAGCTGGTGCAAAAATAGGAGCCGATCAGTTGAGGAAGCAAGCGGACACGCAAGGTGATAAATTGGTAGCGGAAGCCCAAAAGCAAGCTGATAAGATTATGGCTGACGCCAGAAAACAAGCAGATAAGATCAATAACGGAGAGTAA
- a CDS encoding OmpA family protein, translating to MTFLIGFALQAQNCGPSSSKKAQKLLDEAMNSSRLDLGERIDVFRKSLDADPECIECLFGKARAEYGLAMEQNTGYDRSYNDFVEVITSCPNYHADAYYYAGIIAYANQDYENAQKYFEGFLTFDKEAGKTSRDHEAKEGDIASVLPEVRFYNEFYSNPVDYDPRRLANVNTAAGEYLPMLSPDNQLIFFTRKSKEKAKGDLYATEVERFMMAEQIDGASEYDNAESLPAPFNVGDNYGGVTLSLDNREMFITVCKPVSSSYKNCDLYVSRYERETNDAGKVLYNWTGLENLGENVNTSDGWEAQPTLSADGNTLYFATIRETTTPDKDGNPTIDIFYTERSATGEWSLAKPIGDDINTDGNDKSPVLHADSRTMYFASNGHLGAGGYDIFYSKQEDDGGWTRPKNIGYPVNSPQDEHGLVVSTDGKIALFASSNVASAKGLDIYAFDVPKEARPEKVLILKGDVKNEQGELVTDAKIEIKYAETKEVKEVKVDDIDGTYAAVVNLRKDEDVVVSVKSDTEDLAFNTRVFTLADTAETVRDLEMKVEKLVSGKTYRMNDIRFATGSSEIDEASKSVLSEFADYLNDNPTYQVDIFGHTDDVGDAEANLALSADRAFEVFGYLQESGVNPDKMNFKGFGESKPLVPNNSDADRAINRRTEFKIVKR from the coding sequence GTGACCTTCTTGATAGGTTTTGCGTTGCAGGCACAGAATTGCGGTCCATCTTCGTCGAAAAAAGCCCAAAAGCTTTTAGATGAAGCGATGAACAGTTCGCGGCTGGACCTCGGTGAGCGAATTGATGTTTTCCGAAAATCACTTGATGCAGACCCTGAATGCATCGAATGTCTTTTTGGAAAAGCCCGAGCGGAATATGGCTTAGCCATGGAGCAAAATACGGGGTATGATCGTTCCTACAACGATTTTGTAGAAGTGATCACTTCCTGTCCGAACTACCACGCAGATGCTTATTATTACGCTGGAATCATTGCATATGCAAACCAAGACTACGAGAATGCTCAGAAGTATTTTGAAGGCTTTTTGACTTTCGATAAGGAGGCTGGGAAAACGTCGCGTGATCACGAAGCAAAAGAAGGGGATATTGCATCTGTATTGCCCGAAGTACGTTTCTACAATGAATTTTATTCCAATCCGGTGGACTACGATCCGAGAAGGCTGGCAAATGTGAATACAGCAGCAGGAGAGTACTTGCCTATGTTATCGCCCGATAACCAGCTGATATTTTTCACTCGGAAATCTAAGGAAAAAGCAAAAGGCGACTTGTACGCGACAGAGGTGGAGCGATTCATGATGGCTGAACAAATCGATGGTGCCAGTGAATACGACAATGCTGAATCTCTTCCTGCTCCTTTCAATGTCGGAGATAATTATGGAGGAGTGACCCTCTCTCTGGACAATCGCGAGATGTTCATTACAGTGTGCAAGCCTGTTTCTTCCAGCTATAAAAACTGCGATCTCTATGTTTCGAGATATGAACGAGAAACGAATGATGCGGGTAAGGTCCTTTACAATTGGACCGGGCTGGAAAATTTAGGTGAGAATGTGAATACTTCAGATGGCTGGGAGGCGCAGCCCACCTTGTCGGCAGATGGAAATACGCTTTATTTCGCCACCATAAGAGAGACGACCACGCCTGATAAAGACGGAAATCCAACTATTGATATTTTCTACACGGAGCGTTCTGCGACTGGCGAGTGGTCTCTTGCCAAACCTATTGGCGATGACATCAATACTGATGGAAACGACAAGAGCCCTGTTCTCCATGCTGATAGCCGAACGATGTACTTTGCCAGCAATGGTCACCTCGGAGCAGGCGGCTACGATATATTTTACAGCAAGCAAGAAGATGATGGCGGTTGGACGAGGCCAAAGAACATTGGTTACCCCGTAAACTCTCCCCAAGATGAGCACGGCTTGGTTGTGAGCACCGACGGAAAAATTGCGCTTTTTGCATCGTCGAATGTCGCTTCAGCTAAAGGACTGGATATATATGCATTTGACGTTCCGAAGGAAGCCAGACCTGAGAAGGTGCTGATTTTAAAAGGTGATGTAAAGAATGAACAAGGTGAGTTGGTGACCGATGCGAAGATTGAAATCAAATATGCCGAGACCAAAGAAGTGAAGGAGGTTAAAGTTGACGATATAGACGGGACTTACGCCGCAGTTGTCAATCTTAGAAAAGACGAAGATGTCGTAGTGAGCGTAAAAAGCGATACAGAAGATCTAGCCTTTAATACCCGCGTATTCACTTTAGCCGATACGGCGGAAACGGTGCGTGATTTGGAAATGAAGGTCGAGAAGCTGGTTTCAGGAAAGACATATCGAATGAACGATATCCGCTTCGCAACGGGTTCTTCTGAAATCGATGAGGCATCAAAATCTGTACTCAGTGAATTTGCCGATTACTTAAACGATAATCCAACTTATCAAGTTGATATATTCGGACATACCGATGATGTAGGAGATGCAGAAGCCAATCTAGCTCTTAGTGCTGATCGGGCGTTTGAAGTGTTTGGATACTTGCAAGAATCAGGTGTGAACCCCGACAAGATGAATTTTAAAGGGTTTGGTGAATCAAAGCCATTGGTTCCGAATAATTCTGATGCAGACCGTGCTATAAATCGACGGACCGAGTTCAAGATTGTAAAGCGTTAA